In the Shewanella sp. OMA3-2 genome, one interval contains:
- the mltF gene encoding membrane-bound lytic murein transglycosylase MltF — MTKKLFVILFVIFISACQQADKQQAEDIISPVSKRTELRVGTLYGPQIYLNSEELGESGFDFEMANKFADYLGLPLQMVPFTDRKQLFSALKQGKIDIIAAGIAKTPNRIKQFKLGPTMYKVNQVLVYKEGTPEPKDIANLAGEITVVSNSSSIHTLTQLQKNHPDLMWNQVNDKDYEDLFALVANGDINYTIADSNSLLINQRFLPELRAGIILEEKLEVVWLLPPDENDRLMSKLLAFWHNEKRAGTLEHLNEKYFGHVKRFDYVDTRAFIRAIDNILPEYRSMFEQYSGELDWRKLAATSYQESHWNPSARSPTGVRGMMMLTLPTAAYVGVDNRLDPEQSIRGGAFYLKDMLDRLPDSIPESQRVWFALASYNIGLGHVEDARRLTESMGMDPNAWRDVKKVLPLLQQSKYYKQTRYGYARGSEAVHYVDSIRRYYDTLVWIDDQTKQIDIIDSAPTTEAIADNIEPIADSIAAPKG, encoded by the coding sequence ATGACAAAAAAACTATTCGTCATTTTGTTTGTTATTTTTATATCGGCCTGTCAACAAGCCGATAAACAACAAGCAGAAGACATTATATCTCCAGTCTCAAAGCGCACTGAACTTCGTGTCGGAACGCTTTATGGACCACAAATTTATCTTAACTCGGAAGAGTTGGGAGAGTCAGGTTTTGACTTTGAAATGGCAAACAAGTTTGCCGACTATCTCGGTCTGCCATTACAAATGGTGCCATTCACTGACCGTAAACAATTATTTAGCGCGCTCAAGCAAGGTAAAATTGACATTATCGCTGCGGGTATAGCCAAAACGCCTAATCGTATAAAACAATTTAAACTTGGCCCAACCATGTACAAGGTCAATCAAGTACTGGTGTATAAAGAAGGTACCCCAGAGCCTAAAGATATTGCCAACCTAGCGGGTGAAATTACTGTTGTGTCTAATTCATCGTCTATTCACACGTTAACGCAACTGCAAAAAAACCATCCTGATTTGATGTGGAATCAAGTCAACGATAAAGACTATGAAGATTTATTTGCCTTAGTCGCCAATGGTGACATTAACTACACTATTGCCGATTCAAACAGCTTATTAATCAATCAACGTTTTTTACCCGAATTACGTGCAGGTATCATTTTAGAAGAGAAACTTGAGGTCGTGTGGTTGTTACCACCCGATGAGAACGATCGCTTAATGAGTAAATTGTTAGCTTTTTGGCATAACGAAAAACGCGCTGGCACCTTAGAGCATTTAAACGAAAAGTATTTTGGTCACGTTAAACGGTTTGATTATGTCGACACTCGCGCCTTTATCCGTGCTATCGATAATATACTCCCTGAATACCGCAGCATGTTTGAACAATATTCTGGCGAACTTGATTGGCGTAAGTTAGCCGCCACCAGCTATCAAGAATCCCATTGGAATCCTTCGGCTCGTTCACCCACAGGTGTTAGGGGCATGATGATGTTAACGCTGCCTACAGCGGCTTACGTGGGAGTTGATAATCGCCTTGATCCAGAGCAAAGTATACGCGGAGGGGCATTTTATTTAAAAGATATGCTAGACCGATTACCCGACTCTATCCCTGAAAGCCAAAGAGTTTGGTTTGCCCTTGCCTCATACAATATTGGTTTGGGCCATGTAGAAGATGCACGTCGGCTCACGGAGTCAATGGGAATGGATCCTAACGCTTGGCGAGATGTCAAAAAAGTATTACCTTTATTACAGCAATCTAAATACTATAAACAAACGCGCTATGGTTATGCCCGTGGAAGTGAAGCGGTACATTACGTTGATAGTATTCGTCGTTATTATGACACGCTCGTCTGGATAGACGATCAAACTAAGCAAATAGACATTATCGACTCAGCACCAACAACTGAAGCGATTGCCGACAATATAGAACCAATAGCAGACTCAATAGCAGCCCCCAAAGGCTAG
- the tadA gene encoding tRNA adenosine(34) deaminase TadA, producing the protein MRVAIQLAELAELKGEVPVGAVLVKNDVMIASGFNLSILNHDPTAHAEMECIRQAGQMLANYRMLDTTLYVTLEPCTMCAGAIVHSRIKRVVYGADDLKTGAAGSVMNLLQHTAFNHQLEVTSGLLAAECGQQLSAFFSRRRAEKKALKQLGKLAVSSAHAKNG; encoded by the coding sequence ATGCGTGTTGCCATACAACTTGCTGAACTCGCAGAGTTGAAAGGCGAGGTGCCTGTTGGGGCTGTATTGGTCAAAAATGATGTGATGATCGCCAGTGGCTTTAATTTAAGTATTTTAAATCATGATCCTACCGCACACGCCGAAATGGAATGTATTCGCCAAGCGGGTCAAATGTTGGCTAATTATCGCATGTTGGATACCACCTTATATGTCACCTTAGAGCCTTGCACTATGTGTGCAGGTGCAATAGTGCACAGCCGTATTAAGCGGGTGGTTTACGGTGCAGATGATTTAAAAACGGGTGCTGCGGGTAGCGTGATGAATTTACTACAGCATACGGCATTTAATCACCAACTGGAGGTGACATCGGGCTTACTTGCTGCAGAATGTGGTCAACAGCTAAGCGCTTTTTTCTCTCGTCGCCGAGCAGAGAAAAAAGCACTAAAACAACTCGGTAAATTAGCCGTTAGTTCAGCACATGCTAAAAACGGTTAG
- the guaA gene encoding glutamine-hydrolyzing GMP synthase: MSNIHEHKILILDFGSQYTQLIARRIREIGVYCELWAWDVSEEQIRGFAPNGIILAGGPESVTAANSPRAPEYVFNAGVPVLGICYGMQTMSEQLGGKVIQGVGEGEFGYAQIELQTTSALFKSIEDAISAEGKPLLDVWMSHGDKVSAIPEGFVAVAKTDTCPFAAMANEDKKFYGVQFHPEVTHTRQGQRMLEHFALEICGCPANWKPSSIIEDAIERLKKQIGDDEVILGLSGGVDSSVVAMLLHRAIGDKLTCVFVDNGLLRLNEAEQVLEMFGDHFGLKIVHVDAENRFLDALASEAEPEAKRKIIGRVFVEIFDEESKKCANAKWLAQGTIYPDVIESAGSATGKAHVIKSHHNVGGLPADMKMGLVEPLRELFKDEVRKIGLELGLPYNMLYRHPFPGPGLGVRVLGEVKKEYCDLLRRADAIFIEELHKADLYNKVSQAFTVFLPVRSVGVMGDGRKYDWVVSLRAVETIDFMTAHWAHLPYEFLGRVSNRIINEIDGISRVVYDISGKPPATIEWE; encoded by the coding sequence ATGAGTAATATCCATGAGCATAAAATACTGATCCTTGATTTTGGTTCTCAGTACACTCAACTTATCGCCCGCCGTATTCGTGAAATTGGCGTTTATTGTGAGTTATGGGCCTGGGATGTGAGCGAAGAGCAAATTCGCGGTTTTGCCCCAAATGGTATTATTTTAGCCGGTGGTCCAGAAAGTGTCACAGCTGCAAATTCACCTCGCGCACCAGAATATGTGTTCAATGCAGGCGTACCTGTATTAGGTATTTGTTACGGCATGCAAACCATGTCTGAGCAACTTGGCGGTAAAGTAATTCAAGGTGTGGGTGAGGGGGAGTTTGGCTATGCTCAAATAGAGTTACAAACTACCTCGGCATTATTTAAAAGCATTGAAGATGCGATTAGCGCAGAAGGCAAACCACTACTAGATGTGTGGATGAGCCACGGCGATAAAGTGTCTGCCATTCCTGAAGGTTTTGTTGCAGTTGCTAAAACTGATACCTGTCCTTTTGCGGCAATGGCCAACGAAGACAAAAAATTCTACGGCGTACAATTTCACCCAGAAGTGACCCACACTCGTCAAGGTCAACGTATGCTTGAGCATTTCGCCCTTGAAATTTGTGGTTGTCCTGCTAACTGGAAACCGTCATCTATTATTGAAGATGCCATTGAGCGTTTAAAGAAACAAATCGGTGATGATGAAGTTATTCTTGGTTTATCTGGTGGGGTAGATTCATCGGTTGTGGCCATGCTGCTGCATCGTGCTATCGGTGACAAGTTAACCTGTGTGTTTGTTGATAACGGCCTATTGCGTTTAAATGAAGCTGAGCAAGTATTAGAAATGTTTGGCGATCACTTTGGACTCAAAATTGTTCATGTTGATGCTGAAAATCGTTTCCTCGATGCGCTAGCATCAGAAGCTGAACCTGAAGCTAAACGTAAAATTATTGGCCGTGTGTTTGTTGAAATTTTTGATGAAGAATCGAAAAAATGCGCCAATGCAAAGTGGTTAGCCCAAGGTACTATCTATCCTGATGTGATTGAATCAGCAGGTAGCGCCACAGGTAAAGCCCATGTGATTAAGTCGCATCACAATGTGGGTGGGTTACCTGCCGACATGAAGATGGGTTTAGTTGAGCCATTACGTGAATTATTTAAAGATGAAGTGCGTAAAATAGGGCTTGAGTTAGGCTTACCATATAATATGCTTTACCGTCATCCATTTCCAGGGCCAGGTCTTGGGGTGCGTGTACTCGGTGAAGTGAAGAAAGAATATTGTGATTTACTGCGCCGTGCTGACGCTATCTTTATTGAAGAATTACACAAAGCCGATTTATACAATAAAGTTAGCCAGGCATTTACGGTGTTTTTACCTGTACGCTCTGTTGGCGTGATGGGTGATGGCCGTAAATATGATTGGGTTGTATCACTGCGCGCGGTAGAAACTATCGATTTTATGACAGCGCATTGGGCACACTTACCTTATGAATTCTTAGGTCGTGTATCGAACCGCATTATCAACGAAATTGATGGAATTTCACGTGTGGTTTACGATATATCAGGTAAACCACCTGCAACGATTGAATGGGAATAA
- the guaB gene encoding IMP dehydrogenase codes for MLRLLKDALTFDDVLLVPAHSTVLPNTAVLKTRLTNKIELNIPLVSAAMDTVTESRLAIAMAQEGGLGFIHKNMSIEQQAEEVRKVKSYEAGIVQDPVTVTPATTLTNLRELTERNGFAGYPVVNDAHELVGIITGRDVRFVTDWSKTVADMMTPKDRLVTVAEGTKLDEVQKLMHAHRIEKILVVDGNFKLKGLITVKDFEKAERKPNACKDELGRLRVGAAVGAGPGNEERVDALVKAGVDVLLIDSSHGHSEGVLQRIRDTRAKYPELQIVGGNVATASGALALVEAGVNAVKVGIGPGSICTTRIVTGVGVPQITAVSDAAEAVLALGIPVIADGGIRFSGDLAKALAAGASCIMAGSMFAGTEEAPGETELYQGRAYKSYRGMGSLGAMGQTQGSSDRYFQSDNAADKLVPEGVEGRVPYKGKLKEIIHQHMGGLRSCMGLTGCATIKDLNEKAQFVKVTSAGMGESHVHDVTITKEAPNYRSGS; via the coding sequence ATGCTACGTTTACTGAAAGATGCACTAACCTTTGATGATGTGTTGTTGGTTCCTGCCCACTCGACCGTACTCCCTAACACCGCAGTGCTTAAAACTCGTTTAACCAATAAAATCGAACTAAATATTCCACTTGTGTCAGCTGCTATGGACACTGTGACAGAGTCTCGTCTTGCTATCGCGATGGCGCAAGAAGGTGGCTTAGGTTTTATTCATAAAAATATGAGTATTGAGCAACAAGCCGAAGAAGTTCGTAAAGTTAAAAGCTATGAAGCCGGTATCGTGCAAGACCCGGTTACCGTAACACCTGCAACAACCTTGACTAATCTACGTGAGTTAACTGAACGCAATGGTTTTGCGGGTTATCCTGTTGTCAATGATGCACATGAACTTGTGGGTATTATTACGGGCCGTGACGTACGTTTTGTGACTGATTGGAGCAAAACCGTTGCCGACATGATGACGCCTAAAGATCGTTTGGTCACTGTCGCTGAAGGCACTAAGTTAGATGAAGTGCAAAAGTTAATGCATGCTCATCGTATTGAAAAAATTCTTGTGGTTGACGGTAACTTTAAACTTAAAGGGTTAATCACAGTTAAAGACTTTGAAAAAGCCGAACGTAAGCCAAATGCATGTAAAGACGAATTAGGTCGTTTACGTGTGGGCGCAGCTGTTGGAGCTGGTCCTGGTAATGAAGAACGTGTTGATGCTTTGGTTAAAGCCGGTGTTGACGTGTTATTGATTGACTCATCACATGGTCATTCTGAAGGCGTATTACAGCGCATTCGTGACACCCGCGCTAAATACCCTGAGTTACAAATTGTTGGCGGCAACGTGGCAACCGCTTCTGGCGCGTTAGCGTTAGTTGAAGCCGGCGTCAACGCAGTCAAAGTGGGTATCGGCCCTGGTTCAATTTGCACTACGCGTATTGTTACAGGCGTAGGCGTACCACAAATTACAGCCGTATCTGATGCTGCAGAGGCCGTGCTTGCATTGGGTATTCCAGTTATTGCCGATGGTGGTATTCGTTTTTCTGGTGACTTAGCGAAAGCATTAGCCGCTGGCGCATCATGTATCATGGCCGGTTCTATGTTTGCCGGTACTGAAGAAGCACCGGGCGAAACTGAGCTCTATCAAGGTCGTGCTTATAAATCATACCGTGGTATGGGGTCACTTGGCGCAATGGGTCAAACTCAGGGCTCATCAGATCGTTATTTCCAAAGTGACAACGCTGCGGACAAGCTAGTTCCTGAAGGTGTTGAAGGTCGAGTGCCTTACAAAGGTAAGCTAAAAGAAATTATCCATCAACATATGGGTGGCTTACGTTCATGTATGGGGCTAACAGGTTGTGCGACGATTAAAGACTTAAATGAAAAAGCACAGTTTGTAAAAGTGACTTCAGCTGGTATGGGTGAATCACATGTGCATGATGTGACTATCACTAAAGAAGCGCCGAACTACCGTTCAGGTTCTTAA
- the xseA gene encoding exodeoxyribonuclease VII large subunit, with product MSATKNNVYTVSKLNGEVRLILEGQLGKIWLNGEISNFSSPSSGHWYLTLKDNFSQIRCAMFKGRNQAVRFRPVNGQQVLVKGAISVYEPRGDYQLLIESMLPAGDGLLAQEYEALKMKLAAEGLFAAETKRPLPDNIQRIGVITSATGAALRDVLHVLARRDPSIEVIVYPTQVQGGPASQLICNAIQIANRRLEVDVLLLTRGGGSLEDLWCFNSELLAHAIYNSSIPVVSAVGHEIDTTISDYVADVRAPTPSAGAELLSKDKGNKTEKLALMLSRLHQSIRHYQLHQSSRLSQLQHQLQRHDPARRLQQFEQRFDEMQMRLQNALQHRLNRLAMQQQQLHSRLQQCSPVNSLKVEANRLQFLETRFNDAAKQYFNHAELRLKHAVHHLETVSPLSTLTRGYSITKHNDNVLTDATKVNTGDLLTTQLKKGEVISKVI from the coding sequence ATGAGTGCCACAAAAAACAATGTTTATACCGTCTCCAAATTAAACGGCGAAGTGAGGCTAATTCTTGAGGGTCAATTGGGTAAAATTTGGCTTAATGGCGAGATTTCAAACTTCTCATCGCCCTCCTCTGGTCATTGGTATTTGACCCTTAAAGATAATTTCTCTCAAATTCGTTGTGCTATGTTTAAAGGCCGTAACCAAGCAGTGCGTTTTCGTCCAGTTAACGGCCAGCAAGTGTTAGTTAAAGGCGCGATCAGCGTGTATGAGCCTCGTGGTGATTATCAATTATTAATTGAATCTATGTTGCCAGCCGGTGATGGTTTATTAGCCCAAGAATATGAAGCCCTTAAAATGAAGTTGGCAGCAGAAGGGTTATTTGCCGCAGAAACTAAACGCCCTTTACCTGATAATATCCAACGTATTGGGGTGATAACCTCAGCCACTGGTGCTGCGCTGCGTGATGTATTGCATGTGCTTGCAAGGCGTGATCCCTCTATTGAAGTTATTGTTTACCCTACACAAGTACAAGGTGGTCCAGCAAGTCAGTTAATTTGTAATGCGATTCAAATAGCTAATCGGCGCCTTGAAGTGGATGTATTACTATTAACCCGAGGTGGTGGCTCATTAGAAGACCTGTGGTGCTTTAATAGTGAATTACTCGCCCATGCTATTTATAACAGCTCAATTCCCGTTGTCAGTGCTGTAGGGCATGAAATAGACACCACTATCAGCGACTATGTTGCTGACGTGCGCGCACCAACACCTTCCGCTGGCGCGGAACTCTTATCAAAAGACAAAGGCAATAAGACTGAAAAACTGGCTTTAATGCTGTCGCGTTTGCATCAAAGTATTCGCCATTACCAATTGCATCAATCAAGCCGTTTAAGTCAATTGCAACATCAATTACAACGTCATGATCCCGCTAGACGCTTACAACAATTTGAGCAACGTTTTGATGAAATGCAAATGCGGTTACAAAATGCCTTACAACATCGTTTAAACCGTTTAGCGATGCAACAACAGCAATTACATAGCCGACTACAGCAATGTTCACCTGTGAATAGTTTAAAAGTCGAGGCGAATCGTCTGCAATTTTTAGAAACGCGCTTTAATGATGCAGCTAAACAGTATTTTAACCATGCGGAGTTACGCCTCAAACACGCGGTGCACCACTTAGAGACCGTGAGTCCGTTATCAACCTTAACCAGGGGATACTCGATAACCAAACACAATGATAACGTGTTAACTGATGCCACTAAGGTGAATACAGGCGATCTACTTACAACCCAGTTGAAAAAGGGCGAAGTTATATCAAAAGTGATTTAA
- a CDS encoding OmpA family protein, with protein MSHKVINNAVKVIFASGALLLSGCQLPNPYTGEAENSKATNGAIIGALGGAVIGVASSSKKDRAKGAAIGAASGAALGGGIGYYMDVQEAELRKQLKSTGVSVTRNGDSIVLNMPNDVTFAVDQTVLSQRAKSVLNSVVLVAKEYDDTRLNVIGYTDSSGSDSYNLRLSQVRASEVAQYITSQKVSGSRVSSTGMGESSPIASNDSEQGRAQNRRVEIVLTPMGK; from the coding sequence ATGAGTCATAAAGTAATCAACAATGCTGTTAAAGTGATATTCGCATCAGGGGCGCTTTTATTATCGGGTTGTCAACTACCTAATCCCTACACAGGTGAAGCTGAAAACAGCAAAGCAACTAACGGTGCCATTATTGGCGCATTAGGTGGCGCAGTCATTGGCGTGGCATCATCAAGTAAAAAAGATCGCGCTAAGGGTGCGGCTATTGGAGCGGCATCGGGCGCCGCATTAGGTGGCGGTATTGGTTATTATATGGATGTGCAAGAAGCGGAATTGCGCAAACAGTTAAAATCTACTGGCGTAAGTGTTACCCGTAATGGGGATAGTATTGTGCTTAATATGCCAAATGATGTCACCTTTGCGGTTGATCAAACCGTATTAAGCCAACGTGCTAAGTCAGTATTAAACAGTGTGGTATTAGTTGCCAAAGAATATGATGACACCCGCTTAAATGTGATTGGCTATACCGACAGTTCAGGTTCTGACTCATACAACTTACGTTTATCGCAAGTACGAGCCAGTGAAGTTGCTCAGTATATTACTAGCCAAAAAGTCAGTGGCTCACGTGTATCTTCTACCGGTATGGGTGAATCAAGCCCAATCGCAAGCAACGACTCTGAACAAGGTCGTGCGCAAAATCGTCGTGTTGAAATTGTGCTTACGCCTATGGGTAAGTAA
- a CDS encoding choice-of-anchor H family protein — protein MKSNYLRLATQAKNIFMSSMIMGSVCTSAIAENYVLTPAAVSEGRVINNQDPSIANEDRKNQIEKLKQGVKPLNKNQSADKILLIDRDARIAAYQQGTIALPELKLSELTPQKLTQPKPAQQEFAPQTAASRNSIKQSQMTQTQVQQVQKTYLGYRDFTVYQAHSRLFDDIDQDGFYQTFSVTFDADVYGYTVNEPANVYAEMYLSRNGGPWEHYYTTDVFTIYGESDDDDFEVLTTLRQGYKTDYYDVLIDLYEYGYNDVVATLSADESDGLYALPLESSDRDIIYQDVIVEEVVIVEGGSLSWTVLLLLFAGLFSRKTISLKNDQ, from the coding sequence ATGAAATCGAATTACCTAAGATTAGCGACGCAAGCAAAGAATATTTTTATGAGCAGCATGATTATGGGCAGTGTATGTACATCGGCTATCGCCGAAAACTATGTACTCACTCCCGCAGCCGTGAGTGAAGGGCGAGTGATTAACAATCAAGACCCGAGCATTGCAAATGAAGATAGAAAAAATCAAATTGAAAAGCTGAAGCAAGGCGTCAAGCCACTCAATAAAAACCAAAGTGCGGATAAAATATTACTCATTGATCGTGATGCGCGTATTGCAGCATATCAACAAGGAACCATAGCACTACCTGAGTTAAAGCTGTCTGAATTGACACCGCAAAAACTAACGCAGCCAAAGCCTGCACAACAAGAATTTGCACCACAAACAGCGGCAAGTCGAAATAGCATTAAGCAAAGTCAGATGACTCAAACGCAGGTGCAACAAGTACAGAAAACCTATCTAGGTTATCGCGATTTTACTGTTTATCAAGCACATAGTCGTTTGTTTGATGATATTGACCAAGACGGGTTCTACCAAACATTTAGCGTAACCTTTGATGCTGATGTATATGGTTATACCGTCAACGAACCGGCAAATGTGTATGCAGAAATGTATTTAAGCCGCAATGGTGGACCGTGGGAACATTATTATACCACCGATGTTTTCACCATTTATGGTGAATCAGATGATGATGATTTTGAAGTGTTAACTACGCTTCGCCAAGGATATAAAACTGATTATTACGATGTGCTAATTGATTTATATGAATACGGTTATAACGATGTTGTTGCAACCTTAAGTGCCGATGAATCAGATGGTTTATATGCGTTGCCTTTAGAAAGCAGCGATCGTGATATTATTTACCAAGATGTCATCGTTGAGGAAGTGGTCATCGTGGAGGGCGGAAGTCTGTCATGGACTGTGCTATTACTACTGTTTGCTGGCTTATTCAGCAGAAAAACAATATCTCTAAAAAATGATCAGTAA
- a CDS encoding PepSY domain-containing protein, whose amino-acid sequence MNLAPLKSVMILVSLWCSLLCFSWPSYAQISPIVLNLVMLQQPGPQNNKQQNLVIRSPQQASSRAQSQFGGKVLRVQPSQVNGHPGYSVKLLSNDGVVFYASVNAVTGAVSRN is encoded by the coding sequence ATGAATCTGGCTCCCTTAAAAAGCGTAATGATATTGGTCTCCCTGTGGTGTAGCTTGCTATGCTTTAGTTGGCCAAGTTACGCTCAAATATCGCCGATTGTGCTTAACCTTGTCATGTTGCAACAACCTGGACCGCAAAATAATAAACAACAAAACTTAGTAATAAGAAGCCCTCAACAGGCCTCAAGTCGTGCCCAAAGCCAGTTTGGTGGCAAAGTATTGCGGGTACAGCCAAGCCAAGTGAATGGCCACCCAGGCTATAGCGTTAAATTACTCAGCAATGATGGCGTGGTATTTTATGCCAGCGTAAATGCCGTTACCGGTGCCGTGTCGAGGAATTAA
- a CDS encoding response regulator transcription factor, with product MRILLVEDDLSLQANLVQHLQQANYSVDVASDGEDGLFQAQETLFDAAIIDVGLPKIDGISLIEQLRQQGISYPILILTARDGWQDKVKGLDAGADDYLTKPFQVEELSARLNALIRRSAGQASPVINNGPLQLNTRTLALSLQQQPITLSSSEFKLFEYLMLHQGEVISKSTLIEHIYDQDFDLDSNVIEVFIRRLRKKLDPDNQYQLIETLRGQGYRLRSFEE from the coding sequence ATGCGCATATTATTAGTTGAAGATGACTTAAGCTTACAAGCTAATTTAGTCCAGCACTTACAACAGGCTAATTACAGTGTTGATGTTGCATCTGATGGCGAAGACGGCTTATTTCAAGCGCAAGAGACTCTATTTGACGCAGCTATTATCGATGTCGGTTTACCTAAAATTGACGGCATTAGTTTAATTGAACAATTACGTCAGCAAGGGATTAGCTACCCTATTTTAATTTTAACCGCTCGAGACGGTTGGCAAGACAAGGTAAAAGGCTTAGATGCTGGTGCTGATGACTATTTAACTAAGCCTTTTCAAGTAGAAGAGTTATCAGCTCGGTTAAATGCACTTATTCGCCGTTCAGCCGGGCAAGCCAGCCCGGTAATTAATAATGGTCCCTTGCAATTAAATACCCGAACCTTAGCCTTAAGCTTGCAACAGCAACCAATCACCCTAAGCAGTTCTGAATTTAAACTGTTTGAGTATTTAATGCTGCATCAAGGTGAAGTCATTTCAAAATCAACCTTAATTGAACATATTTACGATCAAGACTTTGATTTAGATTCTAATGTTATTGAAGTGTTTATTCGCAGACTTCGAAAAAAACTTGATCCTGATAACCAATATCAATTAATTGAAACCTTACGTGGTCAAGGTTATCGCTTGCGCTCCTTTGAGGAGTAA
- a CDS encoding ATP-binding protein yields MTATRHWRYSLKARFVFSGLLLIVVLLPAIGFTVNKAFERQIALAIENQLNAYMYSVLAVTEVDEGDINMPPHLVENQFNVIGSGLYALVSDQQHRIVWSSGSFFGIKTPILQQPTVGQSQFYRIKIDKTKHVVFSFTVSFAHNKQLIPMTIHIIKDESDYQLQADEFNRTLWSWIGVLMLVLVAIQTVWLAWTLKPLRLFSDEITQVEQGKLTELNQQYPNELNILAKQLNALLHTEQQQRNRYRNALSDLAHSLKTPLAVIKSQPELNQDSHEQLDHINHIIGYQLKKAQSVAANAWHLGVNVDDIATKLVRTLSKIYYDSHKDIDYQLIQHNNQAAIFKGDSTDLSEMIGNLLDNACKAAKYQVLLHIETTLDALHIIVEDDGPGLTEIQQTSIFERGARADTYQQGHGIGLAIVSDLVNSYQGKLNVSKSHHLGGAKFSLTFTL; encoded by the coding sequence ATGACAGCAACTCGGCATTGGCGATATTCACTCAAAGCCCGCTTTGTATTCAGCGGCTTATTACTGATTGTAGTCTTACTACCTGCGATTGGCTTTACGGTCAATAAAGCCTTCGAAAGACAAATTGCCCTAGCAATAGAAAACCAACTTAATGCTTATATGTACAGTGTATTAGCAGTAACAGAAGTCGATGAGGGGGACATCAACATGCCTCCCCATTTAGTTGAAAACCAATTCAATGTTATTGGTTCAGGTTTATACGCCTTAGTGAGTGACCAACAACACAGAATAGTATGGTCTTCAGGATCTTTTTTCGGCATAAAAACACCAATATTACAACAACCTACTGTAGGCCAAAGCCAGTTTTATCGAATTAAAATAGATAAAACTAAACATGTGGTGTTTAGCTTTACCGTTAGCTTTGCCCATAATAAGCAACTCATTCCAATGACAATCCACATCATTAAAGACGAATCAGATTATCAACTACAAGCCGATGAATTTAACCGTACGCTTTGGAGTTGGATTGGGGTATTAATGCTCGTTTTAGTGGCGATTCAAACCGTTTGGTTGGCATGGACACTAAAACCTTTACGCCTGTTTAGCGATGAGATCACTCAAGTCGAACAAGGTAAACTGACTGAGCTTAATCAGCAATATCCCAATGAATTAAACATCCTAGCCAAACAGCTCAACGCCTTACTGCATACTGAACAGCAACAACGTAACCGCTACCGTAATGCTTTATCAGATTTAGCCCACAGCTTAAAAACCCCATTAGCTGTGATTAAATCTCAACCCGAGCTCAATCAAGATAGCCATGAGCAGCTTGACCATATCAACCATATTATTGGTTACCAACTGAAAAAAGCGCAAAGCGTGGCCGCAAATGCTTGGCACTTAGGGGTCAATGTAGATGACATTGCAACAAAGTTAGTCCGTACCTTAAGTAAAATTTATTATGACAGCCATAAAGATATTGATTACCAACTGATACAACATAATAACCAAGCCGCTATTTTTAAAGGTGACAGCACTGACTTAAGTGAAATGATCGGCAACTTGCTTGATAACGCCTGTAAAGCGGCAAAATATCAAGTATTACTGCATATTGAAACAACCTTAGATGCGCTACATATCATTGTTGAAGATGATGGCCCAGGGCTGACTGAAATACAGCAGACCTCAATATTTGAACGCGGAGCGCGTGCTGACACTTATCAGCAAGGTCATGGCATTGGGCTGGCTATTGTGAGCGACTTGGTCAATAGCTACCAAGGTAAGCTTAATGTCAGTAAATCACACCATTTAGGCGGCGCAAAATTTAGTCTTACATTTACCCTATAA